Proteins found in one Micromonospora sp. WMMD1082 genomic segment:
- a CDS encoding ATP-grasp domain-containing protein yields MIGGESPMSGNRTILLLSATESFITKARNLGLDVVHVEAPTIANPALRDLCVESLTGDVLDVPAMVEVGRSLHERYGFVGAISNHEPACAAAEAIALDLGLPAAGVGVTALLKDKIATRARLAGHPVLDTPWAEIADEEDLPAAVERLGYPLIVKPSAAASSMGVVRLAGPDDLTAAVAEIRQLLRNEHPYADLLPVDRFIAEPFIAGNEYSVDTFTRNGKHTILAIILKVNEPGTCVETGHLIPAPLDADVQMAIGSLVIEFLDRVGLREGPAHTEVITGSDGPYLMESHARTSGDELPELTWLIGGRNAEVDMLAHFANLDPPAAVPPAAPAAARIYVPPPGAGRIRAIEGEAEARAVAGVRSLELYVKPGDETPGLTASWNRCAALVTTADTAAQAWEIAQRAASLIRIHMDDGSTAC; encoded by the coding sequence GTGATCGGTGGGGAGTCTCCGATGTCCGGTAATCGTACAATCCTGCTGCTCAGCGCTACCGAGAGCTTCATTACCAAGGCTCGCAACCTCGGGCTGGACGTGGTGCATGTCGAGGCGCCGACAATCGCCAATCCAGCCCTACGCGACCTGTGCGTCGAGTCGCTGACCGGCGACGTACTTGACGTACCCGCCATGGTAGAAGTGGGCCGATCGCTGCACGAACGGTACGGCTTCGTCGGGGCGATCAGCAACCACGAGCCCGCCTGCGCCGCGGCGGAGGCGATCGCCCTCGATCTGGGTCTGCCCGCCGCCGGCGTCGGGGTGACGGCGCTACTGAAGGACAAGATCGCTACGCGAGCCCGGCTCGCGGGACATCCGGTGCTTGACACCCCGTGGGCGGAGATCGCCGACGAGGAGGACCTGCCGGCGGCGGTTGAGCGCCTCGGCTACCCGTTGATCGTCAAGCCCAGCGCGGCGGCCTCGAGCATGGGGGTCGTCCGGCTGGCCGGTCCGGACGATCTCACCGCCGCCGTGGCGGAGATTCGCCAGCTGCTGCGCAACGAGCATCCGTACGCCGATCTACTGCCGGTAGACCGGTTCATTGCGGAACCGTTCATCGCCGGCAACGAATACAGCGTCGACACGTTCACCCGCAACGGCAAGCACACGATCCTCGCGATCATCCTCAAGGTCAACGAGCCGGGCACGTGCGTGGAGACCGGTCATCTCATTCCAGCGCCGCTGGACGCGGATGTGCAGATGGCGATCGGCTCCCTCGTCATCGAGTTCCTCGACCGGGTGGGCCTGCGCGAAGGGCCGGCGCACACCGAGGTGATCACCGGGTCGGACGGGCCGTACCTGATGGAATCGCACGCGCGCACCTCGGGCGACGAGCTCCCCGAGCTCACCTGGCTGATCGGGGGGCGCAACGCGGAGGTGGACATGCTCGCCCACTTCGCCAACCTCGATCCGCCCGCAGCCGTGCCACCAGCGGCGCCCGCCGCCGCCCGGATCTACGTTCCGCCGCCGGGGGCTGGCCGCATCCGGGCGATAGAGGGCGAAGCCGAAGCACGTGCCGTCGCTGGCGTACGGTCGCTGGAACTGTACGTCAAGCCCGGCGACGAGACCCCCGGGCTGACCGCGAGCTGGAACCGCTGCGCCGCACTCGTGACCACAGCCGACACCGCGGCACAGGCGTGGGAGATCGCCCAACGCGCCGCCAGCCTGATCAGAATTCACATGGACGACGGGTCGACCGCGTGCTAG
- a CDS encoding class I SAM-dependent methyltransferase, which translates to MRRASTAGESAIRGVDLPVVLALAERLDEVALQAMAYTLGRTKLFDLPEQPHPVDEIYAAVRVAPRHRRILRRWLWALTQAGMLTAGPAGYNGLHLVSAAELERATIDLEDVVDRLEYGPAMSHFLLSSVAYLPELLRDEISLQTLLFSEDDLSVAEAVYRKNIGSRYINRVAATLLRGIAGSRRAPLRVLEVGAGVGGTTQDVLAALTDVPTDYLFTDVSRFFFTAARQRFSHPGLRYGLFDINHDFAGQGYQPGCADVVLAANVLHNAVHAGRVLNGLRQIVGPDGWVVFIDTSRDHLQLMTSMEFLMSPPANDPHADFTDFRRGTDRIFPHRSEWIETMQSAGLAPVAALPGPSEPIARFAQFVYIGRATAH; encoded by the coding sequence ATGCGACGGGCGTCAACGGCGGGCGAGTCGGCCATCCGCGGCGTCGACCTTCCCGTGGTGCTCGCGCTCGCCGAGCGCCTCGACGAGGTGGCGCTACAGGCAATGGCATACACATTGGGGCGAACCAAACTGTTCGACCTGCCGGAGCAGCCACACCCGGTCGACGAGATCTATGCAGCAGTCCGAGTGGCTCCCCGACATCGACGCATCCTACGGCGATGGCTGTGGGCGCTCACCCAGGCCGGCATGCTGACCGCGGGTCCGGCCGGCTACAACGGGCTGCACCTGGTCTCAGCCGCCGAGCTGGAAAGGGCCACAATCGACCTGGAGGATGTCGTCGACCGGCTCGAGTATGGGCCGGCGATGAGCCACTTCCTGCTCAGCTCGGTGGCGTACCTGCCGGAGTTGCTTCGCGACGAGATCAGCCTCCAGACCCTGCTGTTCAGTGAGGACGACCTAAGCGTCGCCGAAGCGGTCTACCGGAAGAACATCGGCAGCCGGTACATCAACCGGGTCGCGGCGACGCTGCTGCGCGGCATCGCCGGGTCCCGACGGGCGCCGCTGCGGGTGCTGGAAGTCGGCGCCGGCGTCGGCGGTACGACGCAGGACGTACTCGCCGCGCTCACAGACGTCCCGACCGACTACCTGTTCACTGACGTGAGCCGGTTTTTCTTCACCGCCGCACGGCAGCGGTTCTCCCACCCCGGCCTGCGGTACGGCCTGTTCGACATCAACCACGACTTCGCCGGGCAGGGCTACCAGCCCGGCTGCGCCGACGTCGTGCTCGCCGCGAACGTGCTGCACAACGCCGTTCACGCCGGCCGGGTGCTGAACGGGCTGCGGCAGATCGTCGGACCGGACGGCTGGGTGGTCTTCATCGACACCAGCCGGGACCATCTCCAGCTCATGACATCGATGGAGTTCCTGATGTCTCCCCCGGCCAACGATCCCCACGCCGACTTCACCGACTTCCGCCGTGGCACCGACCGCATTTTCCCCCACCGGAGCGAGTGGATCGAGACGATGCAGTCGGCCGGCCTCGCCCCCGTGGCAGCGCTACCCGGGCCGTCCGAGCCCATCGCCCGGTTCGCCCAGTTCGTCTATATAGGACGCGCGACAGCCCACTGA
- a CDS encoding ornithine cyclodeaminase family protein, with the protein MTQKTLVIRQADMAALIDAHGRDALMDRMIERLAEALREAVLSNGHTPAREGFRRCQGSSGVLEWMPHHEPGRSVTIKTVAYTPSNPGSLGLPTILGTVARFDDITGHLVAIADGVLLTAVRTGAASAVASRLLATPESRVIGLVGAGAQAVTQLHALSRVFAFDRVLVHDTEPQHAASFADRVAFIGLPVEVAGVPEIEAESDIICTATTVPVGAGPVLPSRHLRPHVHVNAVGADLPGKVELPVHLLRTALVCPDHLGQARREGECQQLADHEIGPELTILSADPELARPHQRRTTVFDSTGFALEDHVALDVVLELAVEAGLGHHVELESISGDALDPYPLPRHVTAPVTA; encoded by the coding sequence GTGACCCAGAAGACTCTTGTCATCAGGCAAGCGGACATGGCTGCCCTCATCGACGCCCACGGCCGCGACGCGTTGATGGACCGGATGATCGAGCGTCTCGCCGAGGCGCTTCGCGAGGCCGTCCTCAGCAACGGACACACCCCAGCGCGCGAGGGATTTCGACGCTGTCAAGGGAGCTCGGGCGTCCTTGAGTGGATGCCGCACCATGAGCCAGGCCGCTCCGTCACCATCAAGACGGTCGCCTACACACCGAGCAACCCCGGTTCGCTGGGACTGCCCACGATCCTCGGGACGGTTGCCCGGTTCGACGACATCACTGGCCACCTGGTCGCCATAGCCGACGGCGTTCTTCTCACCGCGGTCCGGACCGGCGCGGCGTCTGCCGTGGCGAGCCGACTGCTCGCGACTCCGGAGAGTCGTGTCATCGGCCTGGTCGGGGCGGGAGCACAGGCGGTCACCCAGCTGCACGCGTTGAGTCGGGTCTTCGCGTTCGACCGGGTCCTGGTCCACGACACCGAGCCACAGCACGCCGCTTCGTTCGCCGATCGAGTGGCATTCATAGGTCTGCCCGTCGAGGTCGCTGGGGTGCCTGAGATCGAGGCCGAATCCGACATTATCTGCACCGCCACGACAGTCCCGGTTGGGGCGGGACCGGTCCTGCCCAGCAGACACCTGCGTCCCCACGTGCACGTCAATGCCGTCGGCGCGGACCTGCCCGGCAAGGTGGAGCTACCGGTGCATCTGCTCCGTACCGCTCTGGTGTGCCCTGACCATCTGGGTCAGGCCCGCCGAGAAGGCGAATGCCAACAACTCGCCGATCACGAGATCGGTCCGGAACTGACCATCCTCAGCGCCGATCCGGAACTCGCGCGTCCCCACCAACGAAGGACCACGGTCTTCGATTCCACGGGCTTCGCGCTGGAGGATCACGTCGCCCTCGACGTCGTGCTCGAGTTGGCCGTCGAGGCGGGCTTGGGCCACCACGTCGAATTGGAGTCCATCTCCGGCGACGCCCTCGACCCGTACCCCTTGCCCCGACACGTCACCGCACCGGTTACCGCCTGA
- a CDS encoding MFS transporter — MSEHTGAGSVLLRGPLRPFRSGQYRLLAGAIVMALLAAGVWLIAVVWQVIEMGGGPGAVSLVATASAVGMLGSTLLGGVLADRMPQRRILLAVAGARAAAMAVVAALALLDRVDLWALAAGSLVFGVSNGFTYPAYSALLPSILPAKDLLAANGIEGTLRPTVMQAAGPAAASALIAAASPGLAIAAVAVLELAGMGLLLALRPVPLARDTTAGAAAHPIGGVLSDLRAGFVYVSRTPWLLATLLFASALILLMMGPIEVLMPFVIKDRANGGPGDHALVMAAFGIGGALGSMGMASLPRMPRRYLTVMNLLWGLSCAPLLLLGFARDVWVIAVAVFVTGILFSAPMVIWGTLLQRRVPSHLLGRVSSLDFFASLTFMPVSMALAAPVSAVVGLGASFVLVGLLPGVLAVLAVVLAKLPKDEIAHPLDGPGTEDPPGVGAAAPQVSPVVAANPPREMPADAEREASATPTVGP, encoded by the coding sequence ATGAGCGAGCACACCGGCGCCGGTTCCGTGTTGCTGCGAGGGCCCCTGCGCCCGTTCCGCAGCGGGCAGTACCGACTACTCGCCGGCGCTATCGTGATGGCTCTGCTCGCCGCCGGGGTGTGGTTGATCGCCGTCGTCTGGCAGGTGATCGAGATGGGCGGTGGGCCGGGTGCCGTGTCCCTGGTGGCCACCGCCTCCGCAGTCGGCATGCTCGGCAGCACCCTGTTGGGCGGGGTGCTCGCCGACCGGATGCCGCAGCGGCGGATCCTGCTGGCGGTGGCCGGCGCCCGGGCCGCCGCGATGGCGGTGGTCGCGGCACTGGCTTTACTCGACCGGGTCGACCTGTGGGCATTGGCTGCCGGATCGCTGGTGTTCGGAGTGAGCAACGGCTTCACCTACCCGGCCTACTCCGCTTTACTGCCGTCGATACTGCCGGCCAAGGATCTGCTTGCGGCCAACGGGATCGAGGGCACCCTACGCCCGACTGTCATGCAGGCGGCCGGCCCGGCGGCGGCCAGCGCCCTGATCGCGGCCGCCTCGCCGGGGCTGGCGATCGCCGCGGTGGCGGTGCTGGAGTTGGCCGGTATGGGTCTCCTGTTGGCGTTGCGCCCCGTGCCGCTGGCTCGCGACACCACGGCTGGCGCGGCGGCGCACCCGATCGGCGGTGTGCTGTCCGACCTGCGCGCCGGATTCGTCTACGTGTCACGGACGCCTTGGCTGCTCGCCACGCTGCTCTTCGCCTCCGCACTGATTCTGTTGATGATGGGGCCGATCGAGGTGCTGATGCCCTTCGTCATCAAGGACCGCGCAAACGGTGGCCCCGGCGACCACGCCCTGGTGATGGCGGCGTTCGGCATCGGCGGGGCGCTCGGATCCATGGGCATGGCGTCGCTCCCCCGGATGCCCCGGCGGTACCTGACGGTCATGAACCTGCTGTGGGGCCTATCCTGTGCGCCGCTGCTGCTGCTCGGCTTCGCCAGGGACGTGTGGGTGATTGCTGTGGCGGTGTTCGTGACCGGGATCCTCTTCTCCGCTCCCATGGTCATCTGGGGCACGTTGTTGCAGCGACGAGTGCCGTCACACCTGCTCGGCCGGGTGTCCAGTCTCGACTTTTTCGCCTCGCTGACGTTCATGCCGGTGTCGATGGCGCTGGCCGCTCCGGTCAGCGCGGTGGTCGGGCTCGGCGCTTCATTCGTCCTCGTTGGTTTGCTGCCCGGGGTGCTGGCGGTGCTCGCGGTAGTCCTGGCCAAACTACCGAAGGACGAGATCGCCCACCCGCTGGACGGGCCGGGGACCGAGGATCCACCCGGCGTCGGAGCAGCGGCACCACAGGTCTCCCCCGTGGTCGCCGCCAATCCTCCACGGGAAATGCCGGCCGACGCAGAGCGCGAGGCTTCGGCCACCCCGACCGTCGGCCCCTGA
- a CDS encoding class I SAM-dependent methyltransferase, whose amino-acid sequence MNDDEYHESGEFLDLLSLDAWQALRDPVLTALADAAPQAGPIVDLGAGSGLGTLLIAEVLPAARILAIEPSAVQRAALLCRLGPVPRLRERVTVVAAGAQNVPLPDRIGGVVAMNMIGHLAPHDRRELWGRLRDRLAGGAPLVVNAQPPAEPMEIPEAEFVRVQVGDHTYVGSGAAQPDGPDTLRWRMRYQVLDHSGQSVREVTTAYRWYVVSPQAIVAELSTAGLDAVAGPMDIVRAMVR is encoded by the coding sequence ATGAACGACGATGAATACCACGAGTCAGGCGAGTTCCTCGATCTGCTCAGCCTCGACGCGTGGCAGGCGCTGCGTGATCCCGTACTGACCGCACTGGCCGACGCCGCACCGCAGGCGGGCCCGATCGTGGACCTCGGGGCGGGCAGCGGGCTCGGCACCCTGCTCATCGCCGAGGTGTTGCCGGCCGCGCGGATCCTGGCGATCGAGCCGTCGGCGGTCCAGCGCGCGGCCCTGCTCTGCCGGCTCGGCCCCGTCCCGAGGCTGCGGGAGCGGGTCACGGTGGTGGCCGCCGGAGCGCAGAACGTCCCCCTGCCGGACCGGATCGGCGGCGTGGTCGCGATGAACATGATAGGGCACCTGGCACCGCACGACCGTCGCGAGTTGTGGGGGCGGCTGCGCGACCGGCTCGCCGGCGGTGCGCCACTGGTGGTCAACGCGCAACCGCCAGCAGAGCCAATGGAGATTCCGGAGGCGGAGTTCGTGAGGGTGCAGGTGGGTGACCACACCTATGTGGGCAGCGGAGCGGCACAGCCCGACGGGCCGGACACTCTCCGGTGGCGGATGCGCTACCAGGTGCTCGACCACAGCGGCCAATCGGTACGCGAGGTCACAACCGCCTACCGGTGGTACGTCGTGTCACCGCAGGCGATCGTCGCCGAGCTGTCCACGGCCGGTCTCGACGCGGTCGCCGGCCCCATGGACATCGTGCGAGCAATGGTCCGCTGA